A single genomic interval of Camelina sativa cultivar DH55 chromosome 11, Cs, whole genome shotgun sequence harbors:
- the LOC104723938 gene encoding rop guanine nucleotide exchange factor 9-like, translating into MVPSLERGTSISSSFNFDRMFDSSPEKEEEQQQQPQLVEPSTSESQTQDSLGGSPVESSRPMTSRLISRRQDKQQSDTEMMKDKFTKLLLGEDMSGGGKGVASALALSNAITNLAASIFGEQTKLQPMAPDRKARWKKEIDWLLSVTDHIVEFVPSQQMSKDGVCTEIMVTRQRCDLLMNIPALRKLDAMLIDTLDNFRGHNEFWYVSRDSEEGKQARNDRTKDKWWLPPVKVPSDGLSESSRRMLHFQKDSVSQVQKAAMAINAQVLSEMAIPDSYIESLPKNGRVSLGDTLYKSITEEWFDPEQFLSTLDLSTEHKVLDVKNRIEASIVIWKRKLHLKDNKSSWGSAVSLEKRELFEERAETILVLLKQKFPGLPQSSLDISKIQYNKDVGHAVLESYSRILESLGYTEMSRIEDVLYADSLARKQCTDEETSDGGKLATEMDSELGEETEKLDPQYSSKTTLLDFIGWSDNSSKGQSEKLPKSPKLTPKKFSYLEKLENLNGFRSPKDRH; encoded by the exons ATGGTTCCATCGTTGGAACGAGGAACAAGCATTTCGAGTTCATTCAATTTTGATAGGATGTTCGATTCCTCAccggaaaaagaagaagaacaacaacaacaacctcagCTCGTGGAACCAAGCACGTCGGAAAGTCAAACTCAAGACAGCCTCGGTGGAAGTCCGGTGGAGAGTAGCCGTCCGATGACTTCCCGTCTGATTTCCCGTAGACAGGATAAGCAACAATCCG ACACGGAGATGATGAAAgataaattcacaaaattacttCTAGGAGAAGATATGTCAGGTGGTGGTAAAGGTGTAGCTTCTGCTTTGGCACTATCAAATGCCATCACAAATCTAGCCG CGTCAATATTCGGGGAACAGACAAAGTTACAGCCGATGGCACCGGATAGAAAAGCTAGGTGGAAGAAAGAGATCGATTGGTTATTGTCTGTGACGGATCACATTGTCGAGTTTGTTCCATCTCAACAGATGAGTAAGGATGGAGTCTGCACCGAG ATTATGGTGACGCGACAAAGATGTGATCTTCTTATGAACATCCCTGCCCTCCGCAAACTCGACGCTATGCTCATT gataCATTGGACAATTTTAGAGGACACAATGAATTCTGGTATGTGTCGAGAGACTCTGAAGAAGGGAAGCAAGCACGGAATGATAGGACAAAGGACAAGTGGTGGCTTCCTCCGGTGAAAGTCCCTTCTGATGGCTTGTCCGAGTCATCCCGAAGAATGCTTCATTTTCAAAAAGATTCGGTCTCACAAGTCCAAAAAGCCGCCATGGCAATTAATGCCCAAGTTCTTTCAGAAATGGCTATCCCTGATAGCTATATCGAGTCTCTTCCAAAG AATGGAAGGGTAAGCCTTGGGGATACGTTATACAAGAGCATAACAGAAGAGTGGTTTGATCCAGAACAGTTCTTGTCAACACTCGACTTGTCTACGGAGCACAAAGTGTTGGATGTGAAGAACAGGATCGAGGCCTCAATTGTTATATGGAAAAGGAAACTTCATCTAAAAGACAACAAATCTTCTTGGGGATCAGCTGTGAGCTTGGAGAAACGAGAGTTGTTCGAAGAGAGAGCCGAGACGATCTTGGTCTTGCTTAAACAAAAGTTCCCTGGTCTTCCCCAATCTTCACTCGACATCTCCAAAATTCAGTATAACAAG GATGTGGGACACGCGGTTTTGGAGAGCTACTCAAGGATATTAGAGAGCTTGGGGTACACGGAAATGTCGAGAATCGAGGATGTACTTTACGCGGATTCTTTAGCCCGAAAGCAATGTACAGATGAAGAAACATCAGATGGTGGGAAATTAGCAACAGAAATGGATTCAGAGTTAGGCGAGGAAACAGAGAAGCTTGACCCACAATACTCATCAAAGACAACATTGCTTGATTTTATTGGTTGGAGTGACAATAGCTCAAAAGGGCAGTCAGAGAAACTTCCCAAGTCTCCAAAATTGACGCCAAAGAAATTCTCGTATTTGGAGAAGCTCGAGAACTTGAATGGTTTTAGGAGCCCTAAAGATAGGCATTGA
- the LOC104728167 gene encoding uncharacterized protein LOC104728167 translates to MQRQKIEMNLLSTCLPKSSPKRNNQSDTMCTQKPTTRLMVVKMVQVRMRTPILRGDGIMYKGQKFYNGISFKECVTDYALLTSSNLKQYRYDRDAIRFKCIGAKGKCGWQVYAPSLGDDPFWRITLYKDKHICIPNGECAMFSVPVIARIFLDKIREEPEYYMLAKMEKIEMEMWKISVTRPQCQASRRKALGWISSEYDTQFTHLRDYGAEIMESNPGSVVDIDTVKNDVGEDVFNQFYVLRKTWKASCRPLIGVDGCFLKVKIKGQLLAALGRDADNAIYPIAWSVVQVENTDKWQWFVNRLKIDLDLGDGDGYIIMSDRQKGLIKAIELELPKVEHRKCVRHIYGNLKKIHPSKKLLKKYLWDLAWSYNTTEYYQNLERIHAYDSKVHEDVMKTKPKTWCRAFHKLDNYCEDVENNSIESFNNTINKAREKPFVAMLEMVRKIAMVRIAKRRNVSKKSVISDRIPTECFKKIHHFRQITDRFL, encoded by the exons ATGCAGAGGCAGAAGATCGAGATGAATCTTTTGTCCACATGCTTGCCAAAGAGTTCACCGAAGAGGAACAATCAATCCGACACGATGTGTACCCAGAAACCGACGACGAGGCTAATGGTCGTGAAGATGGTTCAAGTGAGAATGCGAACACCCATTCTTCGTGGTGATGGGATAATGTATAAAGGCCAAAAATTCTACAATGGAATCTCGTTCAAGGAGTGTGTCACCGACTATGCACTGCTAACAAGTTCCAATCTGAAGCAATACAGGTATGATAGAGATGCAATCAGATTTAAATGTATTGGTGCTAAGGGGAAATGTGGGTGGCAAGTGTATGCTCCATCTCTCGGTGATGATCCTTTCTGGAGGATTACGTTGTACAAGgataaacatatatgtattcCTAATGGAGAGTGTGCGATGTTTTCGGTCCCAGTGATAGCTAGGATATTTCTTGATAAGATTAGGGAAGAACCAGAGTATTACATGCTTGCCAAGATGGAAAAGATTGAAATGGAGATGTGGAAGATATCAGTTACAAGGCCTCAATGCCAAGCTTCTAGGAGAAAGGCATTGGGATGGATCTCGTCGGAGTATGATACTCAGTTTACACATCTCCGAGATTATGGTGCCGAGATTATGGAATCAAATCCAGGATCTGTTGTGGATATTGATACCGTGAAGAATGATGTTGGTGAGGATGTCTTTAACCAGTTTTATGTTCTTAGAAAAACATGGAAAGCTAGTTGTAGGCCACTAATAGGAGTTGATGGGTGCTTCTTAAAAGTAAAGATTAAAGGGCAGTTATTAGCGGCATTAGGCAGGGATGCAGACAATGCTATTTATCCAATAGCATGGAGCGTTGTTCAAGTCGAGAACACTGATAAATGGCAATGGTTTGTGAATAGGTTGAAGATTGATCTAGACTTAGGAGATGGAGATGGTTACATTATTATGTCAGATCGGCAAAAG GGTTTGATAAAAGCTATTGAGTTAGAGTTACCAAAGGTGGAGCATCGAAAATGTGTTAGGCACATTTATGGGAACCTGAAGAAGATTCATCCTAGCAAAAAGCTTCTGAAAAAATATCTTTGGGATCTGGCTTGGAGCTACAACACCACCGAATATTATCAGAACTTGGAGAGGATCCACGCATACGACTCAAAGGTGCATGAAGATGTCATGAAGACAAAGCCAAAGACTTGGTGCAGGGCCTTTCACAAGCTTGACAATTACTGTGAAGATGTGGAGAACAACTCCATAGAGTCCTTCAACAATACCATCAACAAGGCAAGAGAAAAGCCATTTGTGGCTATGTTAGAGATGGTTAGAAAGATTGCCATGGTTCGGATTGCTAAACGACGGAATGTTTCAAAAAAATCCGTCATTTCCGACAGAATACCGACGGAATGTTTCAAAAAAATCCATCATTTCCGACAGATTACCGACCGATTTCTTTGA
- the LOC104723940 gene encoding probable chlorophyll(ide) b reductase NYC1, chloroplastic, with the protein MTSLTKIQMYPRVLEHRLFFRDPIRVGSRLNCRERNSRVCVHRCESDSGEKKVERRRKVEKSNGLWSSLKSGVLGVSKLGFLSKDEYNHKVEKLEMVFSSIAVQIARYIVTMTSTGAILLIGFQLSGGDGSMNSLVWYSWLGGIIIGTMIGSNMVLEDHYRAGPRNVVITGSTRGLGKALAREFLLSGDRVIVTSRSSESVDMTVKELEQNLKEIMNSASESARKKLSDAKVVGIACDVCKPEDVEKLSNFAVKELGSINIWINNAGTNKGFRPLLEFTEEDIKQIVSTNLIGSILCTRGAMDVMSKQHNGGHIFNMDGAGSGGSSTPLTAVYGSTKCGLRQFHGSIVKESQKLKVGLHTASPGMVLTELLLSGSSIKNKQMFNIICELPETVARTLVPRMRVVKGSGKAVNYLTPPRILLAIVTSWLRRGRWFDDQGRALYAAEADRLRNWAENRTRLSLTDAMEMYTENTWVSVFSLSVVCAFIILQSTTPSSFPGT; encoded by the exons ATGACCTCTTTGACGAAGATTCAAATGTACCCACGAGTCTTGGAGCACCGTCTCTTCTTCAGAGATCCGATACGGGTCGGGTCAAGGTTGAATTGCAGAGAACGTAACAGTAGGGTTTGTGTGCATCGGTGTGAGAGTGATTCGGGTGagaaaaaagttgaaagaagaagaaaggttgaGAAATCGAATGGGTTGTGGAGTTCTTTGAAATCTGGGGTTTTAGGTGTTAGTAAATTAGGGTTCTTATCTAAAGATGAGTACAATCACAAAGTTGAGAAATTGGAGATGGTCTTCTCTTCG attGCTGTTCAAATTGCGAGATATATAGTGACGATGACAAGTACTGGAGCTATTCTATTGATTGGGTTTCAATTATCAG GTGGGGATGGTTCGATGAACTCATTGGTTTGGTATAGTTGGCTTGGTGGAATTATCATTGGAACGATGATTGGTTCCAACATGGTTTTGGAAGATCATTACCGAGCCGGTCCGCGTAATGTTGTTATTACTGGAAG CACGAGAGGACTAGGGAAAGCTCTTGCTAGGGAGTTTCTTCTCTCTGGAGACAGAGTCATTGTCACATCTCGCAG TTCTGAATCTGTTGATATGACTGTCAAAGAGCTTGAGCAAAATCTCAAAGAGATTATGAATAGTGCTAGTGAGTCTGCTAGAAAGAAACTGAGTGATGCTAAGGTAGTTGGTATTGCCTGTGATGTTTGCAAACCCGAGGACGTTGAGAAGCTGTCGAATTTTGCTGTGAAAGAGCTTGGTTCCATCAACATATGg ATAAACAATGCTGGTACTAACAAAGGCTTTAGACCGCTGCTCGAGTTCACTGAAGAAGATATCAAACAG ATTGTCTCCACAAATTTGATTGGATCGATTCTATGTACACGAGGGGCGATGGATGTGATGAGCAAACAGCACAACGGTGGGCACATCTTTAACATGGATGGTGCTGGTTCTGGGGGTTCTAGCACTCCTCTCACAGCAGT ATATGGGTCAACAAAATGTGGACTTAGGCAATTTCATGGGTCTATTGTGAAAGAAAGCCAAAAATTAAAGGTTGGTCTGCACACTGCATCCCCTGGCATGGTTCTGACCGAACTTCTTCTCAG TGGTTCGAGCATAAAAAACAAGCAGATGTTTAACATAATCTGCGAGCTTCCTGAGACAGTAGCTAGAACTCTGGTACCACGCATGCGAGTTGTGAAAGGTTCAGGAAAAGCTGTCAATTACCTGACTCCTCCTCGGATATTGTTAGCTATTGTCACTTCCTGGCTCAGGAGAGGCCGATGGTTCGATGACCAA GGACGGGCGTTATATGCAGCGGAAGCAGACAGACTAAGGAACTGGGCAGAGAACAGGACGAGGTTATCATTAACAGACGCGATGGAGATGTACACAGAGAATACTTGGGTgtctgttttctctctttctgttGTTTGCGCTTTCATCATCCTACAAAGCACCACACCTAGCTCTTTTCCAGGCACATGA